The sequence TCATTCACAACAATCTTATTGCCAAGCAGTGAACCTGCCACGATAGCTTCTTCCCAAGGAACACCAATTAACCAAGCAACAGGCGCAAAGAGATAACCTAGGATGATCTCGAAGCTAAGTTCTGCGCCGAACAACAAACCAACTTGTTCAAGCATGCCATTGAGAAGCGCAATCACACCAACAAATGCCAGTAGTGTAACGCCAACGGCGAAGGCAATTTGCGCGCCCGACATAGCGCCGTCGGCAATGGCCTCTACGACGTTGTTTGCCTTTGGAAGGTCGATATTAGAGTCTTGCTCTTGAGTGACCGAGTCTGTGTCCGCTGGTGGCACTAGGATCTTAGCCATAAGTAGGCCTGCCGGCGCTGACATGAACGCGGCAGCGATCAAGTAGTTGAGTTCAACACCAACCGATGCATAGCCAACGAGAGTGCCGCCAGCAACTGATGCTAGACCACAGGTCATCACCGCGAAGAACTGAGAGTCGGTCATTTTACCAAGGTAAGGCTTGACGACGAGTGGCGCTTCAATCATCCCAACGAAGATGTTTGCGGTGGCAGAGAGTGACTCTGCTTTTGCAGTGCCTAGTAACTTGCTAAGTGCGCCGCCAATCCACTGAATAATACGTGGCATGATACCAAGGTGATACAGAGCTGAAATAACCGCAGAGAAAAAGATAATAACGCCTAGCACGTTAATGGCGAAGATAAACCCAGCGCTTCCTGTTGCTAGGTCTCCGAACAGAAACTGAATACCTTGTTGTCCGTAGTCGATGATGCCGCTCACAACTTGTGAGACACCAAAAAGAGCTTGCTTGCCTGCAGGAACGTAAAGTACCAGCACTGCAAAAAGGATCTGTAGTGACAACGCAAGGGAAACGGTTCTTAAAGGAATGTTCTTGCGATTCGTTGAAAGAAGATAAGCAGTGGTGAGAATCACCACCATACCGAGTATAGAAGTCATAATAGGAAGCCTGTATTGAACTAGGTGGCGAAGTGTATTCACTACAAAGTTCGATGCAACACAGGATTGTTACGCTGGTGTAATGGGATTTTTGTGGTGACTATGTATGGTCTTTATAATCAGTGTCTTATGGCAGTTTCTAGGAGTGTCTTTTCCATAGGGAAAAGATACTTGTCTATTTGGTGGTGTACATTTTGAGCTAAAGCTCCGGTTTATGAGCCCATACCCGTTTACAACAAAGAGATATGTTTGTTTAATCGCATG is a genomic window of Vibrio sp. CB1-14 containing:
- a CDS encoding NupC/NupG family nucleoside CNT transporter encodes the protein MTSILGMVVILTTAYLLSTNRKNIPLRTVSLALSLQILFAVLVLYVPAGKQALFGVSQVVSGIIDYGQQGIQFLFGDLATGSAGFIFAINVLGVIIFFSAVISALYHLGIMPRIIQWIGGALSKLLGTAKAESLSATANIFVGMIEAPLVVKPYLGKMTDSQFFAVMTCGLASVAGGTLVGYASVGVELNYLIAAAFMSAPAGLLMAKILVPPADTDSVTQEQDSNIDLPKANNVVEAIADGAMSGAQIAFAVGVTLLAFVGVIALLNGMLEQVGLLFGAELSFEIILGYLFAPVAWLIGVPWEEAIVAGSLLGNKIVVNEFVAFIQMISVKDQLSEHSQAIVTFALCGFANISSMAMLIGGLGSLVPERKKFISTYGFRAIAAGVLANLMSAAIVGVILTLG